In Tachypleus tridentatus isolate NWPU-2018 chromosome 7, ASM421037v1, whole genome shotgun sequence, a genomic segment contains:
- the LOC143257068 gene encoding required for excision 1-B domain-containing protein-like gives MGSMNGDILSVLKQCYSLQEERVHTHHLFQEAHKIYLKTAPQYDFVRFRQLVREITQEFKRISERIVKFEQQLRTEFRSSHLADRLSHLQEEEKTKLELTVKLQLAKQNVIDHPEEPERQALVVDLKQRLKNVEVKIKEHLAELKYKMQEF, from the exons ATG ggGTCAATGAATGGGGACATACTGAGTGTGTTGAAGCAGTGTTATTCCCTTCAGGAAGAACGAGTTCATACACACCACCTGTTCCAAGA AGCTCACAAAATCTATCTGAAAACTGCACCACAGTATGACTTTGTTCGCTTTCGTCAGTTGGTTCGCGAAATAACTCAGGAGTTCAAAAGAATCTCTGAAAGAATTGTTAAGTTTGAACAGCAGCTGAGAACCGAGTTCAGGTCTTCTCACCTAGCAGATCGTCTTTCTCATCTTCAAGAAGAGGAAAAGACTAAACTGGAACTA acTGTTAAACTTCAGCTTGCAAAGCAGAATGTTATTGATCACCCCGAGGAACCGGAGAGACAGGCACTGGTCGTTGATCTGAAGCAAAG acTGAAAAATGTGGAAGTAAAGATCAAGGAACACTTAGCAGAACTGAAATACAAGATGCAAGAGTTTTAA